The Alnus glutinosa chromosome 8, dhAlnGlut1.1, whole genome shotgun sequence DNA segment TCTTCAATCTCACCTTCCTAAAATGAGAGCGGGCAATGGGAACATTTTCAATTCTATTATGCCTTCATCTACTCTGGCTCCTCACACTGCAAACACGTAGGACACCAGAATGTGAGATGAAACAAACACTAATTACAAATAGTCCCCTCACTATGACATATGTCGAACAAAAACTGGGGTTTATGGCATCAATTTGTGATAGTCCAATAAAAATTGTTGTTCAACTGAGTTGCCTTAATTTGTCTGGGTAATACGTCAAACGGTCAAAGGCGGGCAGTGTCTTGTAGATATATTTCAagaataatgctagaaatcatatttttattttattattaatatgttGATATGGCAGTgctaattaattattggatcaGCACGTTATTAAGGTATGATAGTGGTGAAATAAAGTGTTGTTTCTAGCATTACGCATATCTCAATAATGATGATTAGGATGAAACTAGCAAAAAAGTACAACTTATTTGACTCCTAACATCAAAACATCTTCACTTAgctttaaaacaaaacatagtGCAACTAAAACTGTTAAGAGTCATTGGacgttcaattttttttcacgaAAAGCAAATTCCTTTGACACCTCTAATGTTAACAAAGCATATTTGAAAGATGGTGGCGTCTGAATAGTGTATAAGCTTGGGATTTGGAAAGTAGCATTCAATTCACCACTTTTTAtcgacttaaacttttgaaataagtgataatttaaaatattattatagcAAAAGGTCATAAGTTCAAACATTGACTCCAAATTCCCATTCCATTTTATCTAAATATTCCACATGTTTTAAGATAAGCGGTAATTTAAGAAACACAAATTTCAAATGGTAACaaggattttctttttaatcttttgtgaaaaaaaaagcTAATTTAATAAGTTTCTTGTGTGAAAAATTAGAGTTttaattagtgttttttttctttaattttttcttactttaaGGAGTCGCTAgtaaatttctttaattaggATTCGATTAGTGCTTCATCATGACCTATAAATATTCAATGTCATATTATCATTGTTATTAtgatatttcaataaaaaatttgagGTGTTTATCCTTGTATTCACATTCGTGCTATGTTAATATAAATATCAACTTCCATGAACTTGACTATAACTGAGAAATTGAAATGGTTTGTCCAACGAATAGAAATCCCCATCAATTTTATTGACCAGATTGCTAGTTAGTGCTTTAATTTATCCAACAGTAACTCATGGCATTACTCATTGTGTTTAGAAAGCGGAtggtcgaaacaaacgaagacAATAATGAAACTAAAATGCTCAccataattttgattttgacaagatttaacaaaaatatagaaaaaaagcCAACACATTCTATGGTTAatgcaaaaagaagaaagaaaaagatgtcttTGCTGCACTTCCCATCAGAAGCCTTCAGTAAGAGCAAATACTCGACCTGCCAAAGGTGGAGGCAACGCAGATACAGCTTGTTGAATTTCCTGATAAATCAAAGtacaaattaacaatttaattaCCATTGATAATAGTGGAGGATTCATCAGAGAACAAAAGATTATATCTTGCTGAcagaaataataaattacaacaGAAATTTGTATAAAGATACCACAACTCCATAACGAGCTGAAAAGTGGATGAGAAGAATTGCCTTGTTCTCAAACCTCTCTGCATGACTTATTATCTGACAGCTCAACCAGCAAATAAACACAAACAGTAAGTACACCCAGAAAGATGCATCATACGAGATAGTCAGATAGAGGCCAATGAGGGCATGAAACATGATAGTTTCTAATAGAAGGGTTTGGAGACTAAACCTCAGATAGATGAGTGTGTCCATAGTCTCTTGCGTGCTCCACTGAAACGGAGTTATCCAAAAAGGTGCTCTGCAGGAAAAGACATGAGGTATAATATCATAAAAGTATATAAGAGCCTCAGTCAAAGTGAAACCTATCATAGATGCTCAAATGAATTTGAGGACAGTGGATATGAGTGACTGCTTCATATGTATCTCTGTGTGCATGCATGCTTGGGTGATATGACACATAGGATGTGTCACTTTGATACTCTCACTGACTAGGTATCTGCATGAGCAGAGACTATAAATCGTACCCATCCGAAGAGCACATGTTGCAGAATTGCAACTGATCAATATTAAAGACCCAAGAAGTGGAGGAAAATGGTGATTTTCAGTAAGCTTTCTCTCACCTGGTCCACATGATCTAAAGCAAGTATTTGTTATTGAGAATAGCAATCTACAAAAATCTAGAATTACTTTTGGTTAAAACTATAACAATAAATACTCTGGTTAAATCTCAATGTACCAAAATGTCAAAGCAAAAGCCCATCTTTTGTATAAACCCTATGTGAAAGGCAAAACGCTCAATCATAAGCAGCATTCAATTGTTACCATTATATGTTTCCCTAAATCACTGAAGTTTCTTTTTATAGTTGTTCTTCTGTGTTAATGTGTGGGCGTGGGCGTGGGCGTGtgtctgagagagagagtgagagagagcacTAGATATAAATACATCCAGGGAAATAGGGAATTTTAATAAGTAATGAAATGCACCTCCATAACAAGAATCCTTGATCTCAAAACATCAATGTTATTTTGGTCAACTATGAAGTCAGACATGGTATCTCCAGTGAAAGCAATTTCAGGTACTGTGACAGTGTTTGTAATCTGCAAAAGCAATCCCATCCTAGTTATAAAGTATATTCTATGAGCACAAAAAGCAAGGTGAGTAGGGACAGGGAGATTCAGTTataaaaaggggaagaaaaaaaaaattgaaggccaTGTGACCAGTGAACCAAATGCCAAAAACTTTTGtgcattaaaaaattaaagaggaaaAGGCAAGGTGAGCAAAAATAGCATGATGAGTAGGGAGAGGGAGATTTagttattaaaagaaaaaaaatgatggccGTGTGACCAGAGAACCAAATGTCAAAACCTTTTGTGCATtagaaaatcaaagagaaaaaccaacaCTCACCAAGATATCAAGTTTAGAAGTAAAACTTCCTATTGCAAACATCTATCAACCATGTCCTTATGCCCCATAAAACTCTAAGCTTATTTTCATCTCAAATAATTTCAACAAGAAATTGCATACATTGAAAGAGCGCATGATAACAAGAAAGTTATTCTGATCTTTTGAACAAGAAACAGTACAACATATCTTATTACTGTACGCTATACActgatattttgaattttaaaaggAGGTGAAAACGATCAAATTTAGAATATCTATTGGTTTTACTCATGGCCATGGTTACTTTCCCACATCTCGTTTCTAGTTCTCTCCTTATCAAATTAACAGGAGAAAGACAAATATTGCATTCAAGAGGTGCTAGAATAGttggacaaaaaaaattgcattatgAAGGGTGTTGTTAAAGTAAATGAAGCAAATTACCAACCCGTATTAATCACAAGAAATCTATGAAGGCAACTCTCAAGACAAACCTCCACGCCTGATGACTTCAAATTCTTAATCTCATTTCCAGGAAGGCCAAGGTACTCCTGCTTAAGTTTCTGTTTTACAGAGTAAACGACATAACCCTGCCAGGAATCATTCATGGTCATTCAATACTTACAGATAGCTCCTAGTATATACTAATTGATCAGCATCTACAAGGAAAGCCAGAAgagaaaaaattacaactaaTTATGATACCTGGCTAGGTATGCCATGGTAAGTCTTAAAAGCTCTTACTTTAAGGTCTTTTCTCAAATAAAACTCTTCTCCTGTAACATAATCTATTAGCTTAACTTGAAATTATGACGAGAAGAGAGCAGCAGACACCAATTTTCAGTTGGTGAAAGAATTGAAGATTGGCCATTACCAATATCCAAGCCAATTAGATTATGCTTCAGCTCTGATTGGTCCATTCTTCTGTGCACCTCAAAGAGTTGTTCTACATCTTCTTTTATACATTTTGGTATAATGATTGTAGGGGGCTTCATTCTGTATAAACCACGAGTTGCAACATACATGGGAAGACCTCCCTGTAAATGAATTAAGTCGGAAGTAACACTCAAGCAATACCAATAACAGTAATACATTAAtcaaggggaaaaaaaagtcCATGTGCAGCCCATCATACTAATCAAAggaataaaattacaatttacaaaatGGGTTTTAGGAGTTGTAGATACAATTTGAAACATGAAGTACCCACGATGCTGTCCAGATGGTGTAACAAAAACATATGCAtgacaaataaaaatgaaacagTTCCGGTTCCAGTTCCAGTTCCAATTCCAAcagcaacaaaaacaa contains these protein-coding regions:
- the LOC133875553 gene encoding nuclear ribonuclease Z isoform X2, with amino-acid sequence METEIKDYDTAKERPSSSSGSEKTKGAMNIGGYPVKGLSIAGHETCIMFPTLKLAFDIGRCPQHAIYHDFLCISHAHMDHIGGLPMYVATRGLYRMKPPTIIIPKCIKEDVEQLFEVHRRMDQSELKHNLIGLDIGEEFYLRKDLKVRAFKTYHGIPSQGYVVYSVKQKLKQEYLGLPGNEIKNLKSSGVEITNTVTVPEIAFTGDTMSDFIVDQNNIDVLRSRILVMESTFLDNSVSVEHARDYGHTHLSEIISHAERFENKEIQQAVSALPPPLAGRVFALTEGF
- the LOC133875553 gene encoding tRNase Z TRZ1 isoform X1, with product METEIKDYDTAKERPSSSSGSEKTKGAMNIGGYPVKGLSIAGHETCIMFPTLKLAFDIGRCPQHAIYHDFLCISHAHMDHIGGLPMYVATRGLYRMKPPTIIIPKCIKEDVEQLFEVHRRMDQSELKHNLIGLDIGEEFYLRKDLKVRAFKTYHGIPSQGYVVYSVKQKLKQEYLGLPGNEIKNLKSSGVEITNTVTVPEIAFTGDTMSDFIVDQNNIDVLRSRILVMESTFLDNSVSVEHARDYGHTHLSEIISHAERFENKAILLIHFSARYGVVEIQQAVSALPPPLAGRVFALTEGF